One window of the Streptomyces asoensis genome contains the following:
- the murC gene encoding UDP-N-acetylmuramate--L-alanine ligase: MAPGLPTAMDRPHFIGIGGAGMSGIAKILAQRGAKVAGSDAKESETAAALRALGATVHIGHAAGHLADDASCVVVSSAIRADNPELARAAELGIPVVHRSDALARLMDGTRPIAVAGTHGKTTTTSMLAVSLSELGLNPSYAIGGDLDAPGSNALHGEGEIFVAEADESDRSFHKYAPEVAIVLNVELDHHANYASMDEIYASFETFAQKIVPGGTLVIAADHEGARELTRRVEGVRVVTYGEAEDADVRVLSVVPQGLKSEVTVLLDGQQLTFTVSVPGRHYAHNAVAALAAGVALGVPAAELAPALAAYTGVKRRLQLKGEAAGVQVIDSYAHHPTEMTADLEAMRAAVGDARILVLFQPHLFSRTQELGKEMGQALALADASVVLDIYPAREDPIPGVTSELIIDAARAAGADVTAVHDKDLAPEVVAGMAKAGDLVLTMGAGDVTDLGPHILDRLSQ; this comes from the coding sequence ATGGCACCCGGCCTTCCTACCGCCATGGACCGACCGCACTTCATCGGCATCGGTGGGGCGGGGATGTCGGGGATCGCGAAGATCCTGGCTCAGCGCGGCGCGAAGGTGGCCGGCAGCGACGCCAAGGAGTCCGAGACCGCGGCGGCGCTGCGGGCACTCGGGGCGACCGTGCACATCGGCCATGCCGCCGGCCACCTGGCCGACGACGCCAGCTGTGTCGTCGTGTCGTCGGCGATCCGCGCGGACAACCCGGAGCTGGCCCGCGCGGCCGAGCTGGGGATTCCGGTGGTCCACCGTTCGGACGCGCTCGCCCGGCTGATGGACGGGACGCGGCCGATCGCCGTCGCCGGCACCCACGGCAAGACGACCACCACGTCCATGCTCGCGGTGTCGCTGTCCGAGCTGGGCCTCAACCCCTCGTACGCGATCGGCGGCGACCTGGACGCGCCCGGTTCCAACGCGCTGCACGGCGAGGGCGAGATCTTCGTCGCCGAGGCGGACGAGTCGGACCGCAGCTTCCACAAGTACGCGCCCGAGGTCGCCATCGTCCTCAACGTCGAGCTGGACCACCACGCCAACTACGCCTCGATGGACGAGATCTACGCGTCCTTCGAGACCTTCGCCCAGAAGATCGTGCCCGGCGGCACCCTGGTGATCGCCGCCGACCACGAGGGCGCGCGGGAACTGACCCGGCGGGTCGAGGGCGTGCGGGTCGTGACGTACGGCGAGGCCGAGGACGCCGACGTGCGAGTGCTGTCCGTCGTCCCGCAGGGGCTGAAGAGCGAGGTGACCGTGCTGCTCGACGGGCAGCAGCTCACCTTCACGGTCTCCGTGCCCGGCCGCCACTACGCGCACAACGCCGTCGCCGCGCTGGCCGCGGGCGTCGCCCTGGGCGTCCCGGCCGCGGAACTGGCCCCCGCCCTGGCCGCGTACACAGGCGTCAAGCGCCGGCTCCAGCTCAAGGGCGAGGCGGCGGGCGTCCAGGTCATCGACTCCTACGCCCACCACCCGACGGAGATGACGGCCGACCTCGAGGCGATGCGCGCGGCGGTCGGCGACGCCCGCATCCTCGTCCTCTTCCAGCCGCACCTGTTCTCCAGGACCCAGGAACTCGGCAAGGAGATGGGGCAGGCGCTGGCCCTCGCGGACGCCTCCGTCGTCCTCGACATCTACCCCGCCCGCGAGGACCCGATCCCGGGCGTGACCAGCGAGCTGATCATCGACGCGGCCAGGGCGGCGGGCGCGGACGTGACCGCGGTGCACGACAAGGACCTGGCACCGGAGGTCGTGGCGGGAATGGCGAAGGCGGGTGATCTCGTTCTCACCATGGGCGCGGGCGACGTGACGGACCTGGGCCCGCACATTCTGGACCGTCTTTCCCAGTAA
- the msrB gene encoding peptide-methionine (R)-S-oxide reductase MsrB, with amino-acid sequence MSYDVEKPDEQWRTELTPAEYAVLRQAATEPAFTGEYTDTKAEGVYSCRACGAELFTSETKFDSHCGWPSFFDPKDTEAVELIEDRSHGMLRTEVRCARCGSHLGHVFAGEGYGTPTDQRYCINSISLRLAEDGEG; translated from the coding sequence ATGTCGTACGACGTCGAAAAGCCGGACGAGCAGTGGCGGACGGAGCTGACCCCGGCCGAGTACGCCGTACTGCGGCAGGCCGCGACCGAGCCCGCGTTCACCGGTGAGTACACCGACACCAAGGCCGAGGGCGTCTACTCCTGTCGCGCCTGCGGTGCCGAACTGTTCACCTCCGAGACCAAGTTCGACTCCCACTGCGGCTGGCCGTCCTTCTTCGACCCGAAGGACACCGAAGCAGTGGAGCTGATCGAGGACCGCTCGCACGGGATGCTGCGCACCGAGGTGCGGTGCGCCCGGTGCGGTTCGCACCTCGGACACGTGTTCGCGGGCGAGGGGTACGGGACCCCGACCGACCAGCGGTACTGCATCAACAGCATCTCGCTGCGGCTGGCGGAGGACGGCGAGGGCTGA
- a CDS encoding response regulator transcription factor: protein MEKVRLLVVDDDPPIADLVATVARYEGWDAVTANSGAEALHRAADFHPDIVVLDLMLPDIDGFGVLDRLRHSGTMVPVVFLTARDGVADRVAGLTRGGDDYLVKPFAVEELMARLRTVLRRSAGPGVQRSVLRVADLTMDEDTREVRRGGKALTLTPTEYEVLRYLMRKSPTVLTKAQILDHVWEYGFGGRSNVVELVVSRLRRKLDTTGDDPLIQTVRGFGYVIRQAAE from the coding sequence GTGGAAAAAGTACGACTCCTCGTCGTGGACGACGACCCGCCGATCGCCGATCTCGTGGCGACGGTCGCCCGCTACGAAGGCTGGGACGCGGTCACCGCGAACTCGGGTGCGGAGGCGCTGCACCGCGCCGCCGACTTCCACCCCGACATCGTGGTGCTCGACCTGATGCTGCCCGACATCGACGGCTTCGGCGTGCTCGACCGGCTGCGGCACAGCGGGACGATGGTGCCGGTGGTGTTCCTGACGGCTCGCGACGGGGTCGCCGACCGGGTCGCGGGGCTGACCCGGGGCGGGGACGACTATCTGGTGAAACCGTTTGCCGTGGAGGAGTTGATGGCCCGGCTGCGGACCGTGCTGCGGCGCAGTGCCGGTCCCGGTGTCCAGCGCTCCGTGCTGCGGGTGGCGGACCTCACCATGGACGAGGACACCCGGGAGGTCCGGCGCGGCGGAAAAGCGCTGACGCTGACACCCACCGAGTACGAGGTGCTGCGCTACCTGATGCGGAAGTCGCCGACCGTGCTCACCAAGGCGCAGATCCTCGACCATGTGTGGGAATACGGTTTCGGCGGTCGTTCCAACGTCGTCGAACTGGTCGTCAGCCGACTGCGTCGCAAGCTCGACACGACGGGCGACGACCCGCTGATCCAGACGGTACGCGGTTTCGGGTACGTGATCCGGCAGGCGGCCGAGTGA
- a CDS encoding ferredoxin reductase family protein gives MTTVQSPPVPPTAIRPKVVARTGLYAVLAANAAVVTLFAVQAGFASNALVVIGRFAGLYSALLMAFQLLLIARLPWLDRRIGMDRLTNWHRWTGFGLLWTLAGHVVFITFGYAESSSMNPVSQLVDLAETVEGVLRAAVAMVLILAIGGASGRWARRRLAYETWHFIHLYAYVAVVLAFTHQVAVGTTFTASSAATVYWYVVWGVALGSVFLGRLALPLWRNWRHQLRVEAVVPEADNVVSVYITGRDLDRLPARAGQFFLWRFLTKDRWWQANPFSLSAAPDGTRLRLTAKAAGDGSAGLRHLKPGTRVFAEGPYGAFTAMHRTRPEALLIAGGVGVTPIRALLEEIHGHAVVIYRVAGERDAVLYDELRELALTKGAELHLVTGPPVPDRLAPRELSALVPDIAERDVFLCGPPPMMNAVLGTLRELDVPKPQIHFERFSLAG, from the coding sequence GTGACGACCGTCCAATCGCCTCCCGTACCCCCCACGGCGATACGTCCCAAAGTAGTGGCCCGCACCGGCCTGTACGCCGTGCTGGCCGCGAACGCGGCCGTCGTGACCCTCTTCGCCGTCCAGGCGGGCTTCGCCTCCAACGCGCTGGTCGTGATCGGCCGCTTCGCCGGCCTGTACAGCGCCCTGCTGATGGCGTTCCAACTGCTGCTGATCGCCCGGCTGCCCTGGCTGGACCGCCGCATCGGCATGGACCGGCTGACCAATTGGCACCGGTGGACCGGTTTCGGCCTGTTGTGGACGTTGGCCGGCCATGTGGTGTTCATCACCTTCGGCTACGCCGAATCCTCGTCGATGAACCCGGTGAGCCAGCTCGTCGACCTCGCCGAGACCGTCGAGGGCGTGCTGCGCGCCGCCGTCGCGATGGTGCTGATCCTGGCCATCGGCGGCGCCTCCGGCCGCTGGGCCCGCCGGCGCCTCGCCTACGAGACCTGGCACTTCATCCACCTGTACGCGTACGTCGCCGTGGTGCTGGCCTTCACGCACCAGGTCGCGGTCGGGACGACCTTCACCGCGTCGTCCGCCGCCACGGTGTACTGGTACGTGGTGTGGGGCGTCGCCCTCGGCTCGGTGTTCCTGGGCCGGCTGGCCCTGCCGCTGTGGCGGAACTGGCGCCACCAGCTGCGCGTCGAGGCCGTTGTTCCCGAGGCCGACAACGTCGTAAGCGTTTACATCACCGGTCGTGACCTGGACCGGCTGCCCGCCCGGGCCGGCCAGTTCTTCCTGTGGCGGTTCCTGACCAAGGACCGCTGGTGGCAGGCGAACCCCTTCTCCCTCTCGGCCGCGCCCGACGGCACCCGGCTGCGCCTCACCGCGAAGGCGGCCGGCGACGGTTCCGCCGGACTGCGCCACCTCAAGCCCGGCACCCGCGTCTTCGCCGAGGGCCCCTACGGCGCCTTCACCGCCATGCACCGCACCCGGCCCGAGGCCCTGCTCATCGCCGGCGGCGTCGGTGTCACCCCGATCCGGGCGCTCCTCGAGGAGATCCACGGGCACGCGGTGGTCATCTACCGGGTGGCCGGCGAGCGGGACGCCGTGCTCTACGACGAGCTGCGCGAACTCGCCCTGACCAAGGGCGCCGAGCTGCACCTGGTCACCGGACCGCCGGTGCCGGACCGACTGGCGCCGCGTGAACTCTCCGCGCTCGTACCGGACATCGCGGAGCGGGACGTCTTCCTGTGCGGGCCGCCGCCGATGATGAACGCGGTCCTCGGCACCCTGCGCGAGCTGGACGTGCCCAAGCCGCAGATCCACTTCGAACGCTTCAGCCTGGCTGGATGA
- a CDS encoding lysylphosphatidylglycerol synthase transmembrane domain-containing protein codes for MSLLPLDDPASPPPPQPPLAEDRRRPLAATATRRALTLSPIVLLAVWAAVDWHAVRDGAALLATADPWWLLVGLLFTYLGSVAAACVRQGAIPDRLPPGLLVASQIAAGAANHILPASIGAHAVTVRFLQRQGVALPRATASIALYSLVRAVAKTPVVLIFLLATPSAVPPARLLPEGRTLLLAAAGILLAPAATAALLVLVRPLRRPALDFVRTALTDARHLHTRPARFLPLWGGAIAAPLIQASVVASVGTALGLPLSWPQLLFAFLAASTAAGAVPAPGGIGPVDAALVLTLAGYGTPLPLATATVIGYRVLTVWLPMLPGMLVLSALVQRKQL; via the coding sequence GTGTCCCTGCTGCCCCTCGACGACCCCGCGTCCCCGCCCCCGCCGCAGCCCCCGCTCGCGGAAGACCGCCGCCGCCCTCTGGCAGCCACCGCCACCCGCCGGGCCCTGACCCTGTCCCCGATCGTGCTGCTCGCGGTGTGGGCGGCGGTCGACTGGCATGCCGTGCGAGACGGCGCCGCCCTGCTCGCCACCGCCGACCCCTGGTGGCTGCTGGTGGGGCTCCTCTTCACCTACCTGGGCTCGGTCGCCGCGGCCTGTGTCCGCCAGGGGGCGATCCCGGACCGGCTGCCACCGGGTCTGCTGGTGGCCTCCCAGATCGCCGCGGGCGCCGCGAACCACATACTGCCCGCGAGCATCGGCGCCCACGCGGTCACGGTCCGCTTCCTCCAGCGCCAGGGCGTCGCCCTCCCTCGCGCCACCGCCTCGATCGCCCTGTACTCCCTGGTCAGAGCCGTGGCGAAGACACCCGTTGTGCTGATCTTCCTGCTCGCCACGCCCAGCGCCGTACCCCCCGCCAGGCTTCTCCCTGAGGGACGGACGCTGCTCCTGGCCGCCGCGGGCATCCTGCTGGCCCCCGCGGCGACCGCGGCGCTGCTCGTCCTCGTCCGGCCGCTGCGCCGCCCCGCACTGGACTTCGTCCGTACGGCCCTCACCGACGCCCGGCATCTGCACACCCGCCCCGCCCGCTTCCTCCCCCTGTGGGGCGGAGCGATCGCGGCGCCGCTGATCCAGGCGAGCGTGGTGGCGTCGGTGGGAACGGCGTTGGGCCTGCCCCTGTCCTGGCCGCAGCTGCTCTTCGCGTTCCTCGCGGCGAGCACCGCGGCCGGTGCCGTCCCCGCACCCGGCGGCATCGGCCCGGTCGACGCGGCGCTGGTCCTCACCCTGGCCGGCTACGGCACCCCGCTGCCCCTCGCCACGGCGACGGTCATCGGCTACCGGGTGCTGACGGTGTGGCTGCCCATGCTGCCCGGGATGCTGGTGCTCTCGGCGCTGGTACAGCGCAAACAGCTGTGA
- a CDS encoding sensor histidine kinase: MIGRFWHAYRRMRLGTRLALGLGALSLVVFAVVGATLTMYMRDYLNHQLRDQIKLVQVVQSKDAKAHGVVERKPYYGWYTAVYDVSPGSAVLRKPADVPSDTTALTALARRMEDVDAEVTRTVRIDGEGTYLLRACEVSPGVVLVSAAPTEDIDGTVRQLITMQVVAFGLALLALVVFGRRMLKHGLKPLSDMAHTAHGIASHDLTESASRLHLRADAPGGGPEVEELRTAFNTMLQHIDDSLAVRAEAEQRLRRFVADASHELRTPLMSVRGYADLFQYAAANAPEERDKHLARLRAEAARMGFLLDDLLLLARLDAAEVETPLRMENADLVELVEQAADAFRASHPGHPLTVSPGPAVVPLRMDPHRIRQVLDNLLTNAAVHTPAGTAVRVEVTVSPDTAHVHVTDKGPGIPPGDRDRVFDRFYRVDKARSRDRGGSGLGLSVARSLVRAHGGSLELGDEEGATVFTVTLPRGPVPTGRGTVDR; this comes from the coding sequence GTGATCGGCCGCTTCTGGCACGCGTACCGCAGAATGCGGCTCGGCACCCGGCTGGCGCTCGGCCTGGGCGCGCTGTCGCTCGTCGTGTTCGCGGTGGTCGGCGCCACGCTGACCATGTACATGCGGGACTACCTGAATCATCAGCTGCGGGACCAGATCAAGCTGGTGCAGGTCGTCCAGTCCAAGGACGCCAAGGCGCACGGCGTCGTGGAGCGCAAGCCGTACTACGGCTGGTACACGGCCGTGTACGACGTCTCGCCGGGCTCGGCCGTGCTGCGCAAGCCCGCCGACGTGCCCTCGGACACCACGGCGCTCACCGCCCTCGCCCGGCGGATGGAGGATGTCGACGCCGAGGTCACCCGCACGGTACGGATCGACGGCGAAGGCACCTATCTGCTGCGCGCCTGCGAGGTCTCGCCCGGTGTCGTGCTGGTCAGCGCCGCGCCGACGGAGGACATCGACGGCACCGTGCGTCAGCTGATCACCATGCAGGTGGTCGCCTTCGGCCTCGCCCTGCTGGCACTCGTGGTGTTCGGCCGGCGGATGCTGAAACACGGTCTGAAACCGTTGAGCGACATGGCGCACACCGCGCACGGCATCGCCTCGCACGACCTGACCGAGTCGGCGTCCCGGCTGCACCTGCGCGCGGACGCCCCCGGCGGCGGTCCGGAGGTCGAGGAGCTGCGCACGGCCTTCAACACGATGTTGCAGCACATCGACGACTCCCTCGCCGTGCGGGCGGAGGCCGAACAGCGCCTGCGCCGTTTCGTCGCCGACGCCTCGCACGAACTGCGCACGCCCCTGATGTCGGTACGCGGTTACGCGGACCTTTTCCAGTACGCGGCCGCCAACGCCCCCGAGGAACGTGACAAGCACCTGGCCCGCCTGCGCGCCGAGGCCGCCCGGATGGGGTTCCTCCTCGACGATCTCCTGCTGCTCGCCCGCCTGGACGCGGCCGAGGTGGAGACGCCCCTTCGGATGGAGAACGCCGACCTGGTGGAGCTGGTCGAGCAGGCGGCCGACGCGTTCCGCGCGAGCCACCCCGGCCATCCGCTGACGGTGTCCCCCGGCCCGGCCGTCGTACCGCTGCGGATGGACCCGCACCGCATCCGCCAGGTCCTGGACAACCTCCTCACCAACGCGGCCGTGCACACCCCGGCCGGGACCGCGGTCCGCGTCGAGGTCACCGTCTCGCCGGACACGGCACACGTCCACGTCACCGACAAGGGCCCCGGTATCCCGCCCGGCGACCGCGACCGGGTCTTCGACCGGTTCTACCGCGTCGACAAGGCCCGCAGCCGCGACCGCGGCGGCAGCGGCCTCGGCCTGTCGGTCGCCCGGTCCCTGGTGCGGGCACACGGGGGCTCGCTGGAGCTGGGCGACGAGGAGGGAGCCACGGTGTTCACGGTGACGCTGCCGCGGGGACCGGTCCCGACCGGGCGGGGCACCGTAGACCGCTAA